The following proteins are encoded in a genomic region of Leptolyngbyaceae cyanobacterium:
- a CDS encoding caspase family protein, translating into MPRIKRRQFLQFASSTLATLGLSQLDIGERSHRYARVLAQSTPRKLALLVGINAYTDQPLQGCVTDVNLQKQLLIGRFGFNPKDILIVTDQQATRQGILTAFEEHLIKQAKPGDVAVFHFSGHGSRVKDPDRDRPDGLNSTFVPIDYAQATENGRVQDIMGHTLFLLMSAIQTENLTVVLDSCHSGGGTRGNLRVRARSSGEDLQPVLSEIEYQRQWLSKLNLSPQDFIDKRRAGIAKGVVIASTQRNQLAADAPFSDFFAGAFTYVMTQYLWQQTKGESLSSMIPNVARTTTLLSSQGQIPLFEVKPNSNHDRKPVYFTEKQTPPAEAAIIKVEGNQAQVWLGGLNPQSLTAFEQGAILAIVDPQGRHQGQIQIESRNGLVGQGKLIGTAQPGTLLQENVRGIPNNVSLHIGLDPSLTNDTAAAKQALQTNQRIKVLPLQKEEVHYILGRLTEKYHRELQQRQIENIPAIGTIGLFTPGLDIIPDSFGEAGENIAAAVTRLQPKLKSLLAAHIIKLTLNTNSSRLKIIASMSREGQNDILASTFPIRGIASQAIPINQTSQTQTLSANSRQLPLGTSVQFRITNNETRPLYISVLVIDSAGEMAVLFPNNWTATDDVMQFNPNQTLLLPDPSKDNFSFVTQQPKGTSEVLIIASTTPLRKALSALRAVASRGEQDRGPIDLPEPTEAIDTLLADLDESTRGNITRSGDSSQGIKSIDTSQIAAMSITFEVI; encoded by the coding sequence ATGCCTCGCATCAAGCGCCGTCAGTTTTTACAATTTGCCAGTTCTACTTTAGCAACCTTGGGTCTGAGTCAACTAGACATCGGGGAACGATCGCATCGCTACGCCCGAGTTTTGGCCCAAAGTACCCCACGCAAACTCGCCTTACTCGTGGGAATTAACGCTTATACCGACCAACCATTACAAGGTTGCGTTACCGATGTCAACTTGCAAAAACAATTATTAATCGGTCGCTTTGGCTTCAATCCCAAAGATATCCTGATCGTCACCGACCAACAAGCCACCCGTCAAGGCATACTCACCGCTTTTGAAGAACACTTAATCAAACAAGCAAAACCTGGAGATGTCGCCGTCTTTCACTTTTCCGGGCATGGTTCTAGAGTAAAAGATCCCGATCGCGATCGTCCAGACGGACTAAACAGCACCTTCGTACCCATCGACTACGCCCAAGCCACAGAAAACGGTCGCGTTCAGGATATCATGGGGCATACCCTATTTCTCCTGATGAGTGCCATCCAAACGGAAAATCTCACCGTCGTACTAGATAGCTGTCATTCCGGTGGCGGTACCAGAGGAAACTTGCGAGTGCGTGCGCGATCGAGCGGTGAAGACCTACAACCAGTATTATCAGAAATAGAATATCAGCGCCAATGGCTATCCAAACTCAACCTTTCGCCTCAAGACTTCATCGACAAACGACGCGCGGGTATCGCCAAAGGAGTTGTCATCGCCTCCACCCAGCGTAATCAATTAGCCGCCGATGCACCATTCAGCGACTTTTTTGCAGGCGCATTCACTTATGTAATGACTCAATATCTCTGGCAACAAACCAAAGGCGAATCATTAAGCAGTATGATTCCTAATGTTGCCCGGACGACTACCCTTTTATCTTCTCAAGGACAAATTCCCCTATTTGAAGTTAAGCCTAACAGCAACCACGATCGCAAACCAGTTTACTTTACCGAAAAACAAACACCACCAGCCGAAGCAGCCATCATCAAAGTAGAAGGAAATCAAGCACAAGTGTGGTTGGGAGGACTTAATCCCCAAAGTTTGACAGCATTTGAGCAAGGTGCCATATTAGCGATCGTAGATCCCCAAGGGCGACATCAAGGCCAAATCCAAATCGAATCTCGCAACGGACTAGTCGGACAAGGTAAACTAATCGGAACCGCACAACCGGGAACTCTCCTGCAAGAAAACGTGCGGGGAATCCCCAACAATGTTAGCCTACACATCGGACTCGATCCATCATTAACTAACGACACCGCCGCCGCCAAACAAGCATTACAAACAAATCAACGCATTAAAGTCTTACCGCTTCAAAAAGAAGAAGTACACTACATCTTAGGTCGCCTCACCGAAAAATATCATCGAGAATTACAACAAAGACAAATCGAAAATATCCCAGCCATTGGTACGATCGGTTTATTCACTCCCGGACTCGATATCATTCCCGATTCTTTTGGTGAAGCTGGCGAAAATATCGCCGCCGCCGTTACCCGTTTACAACCAAAACTCAAATCACTTCTCGCCGCCCACATTATCAAACTCACCCTCAACACTAACTCATCCAGGCTAAAAATCATTGCCTCCATGAGTCGAGAAGGACAAAACGACATTCTCGCCAGCACTTTTCCCATTCGCGGTATCGCTTCCCAAGCCATACCCATCAATCAAACTAGCCAAACACAAACCCTATCTGCCAATTCTCGCCAACTACCACTAGGAACATCCGTTCAATTCCGCATCACCAACAACGAAACTCGTCCCCTCTACATCAGCGTCTTAGTCATCGATTCCGCCGGAGAAATGGCAGTTCTCTTTCCCAACAACTGGACGGCGACAGATGACGTAATGCAGTTTAACCCGAATCAAACCTTACTTTTACCCGACCCCAGCAAAGATAATTTCAGCTTCGTCACCCAACAACCAAAAGGAACATCAGAAGTATTGATTATTGCCAGTACTACGCCTTTGCGAAAAGCCCTTTCCGCTTTACGAGCAGTTGCATCGCGAGGAGAACAAGACAGAGGGCCGATCGATCTCCCAGAACCTACCGAAGCGATCGATACTTTGTTGGCAGATCTGGATGAAAGCACTCGTGGTAATATTACTAGATCTGGAGATTCAAGTCAAGGAATCAAGAGTATCGATACTTCCCAAATCGCCGCCATGTCGATTACCTTTGAAGTGATCTGA
- a CDS encoding patatin-like phospholipase family protein: MAFRILSLDGGGIRGIIEAVILSEVEKLINQPLNKYFDLIAGTSTGSIVGTGIALGLKSEEILELFRQKGQIIFPYTSRWSVKRIGLVLKYGVSAPKFSNQGLIKALQEQFGNAKLSDLDTSPRLLITSYDTLDRETIVFKSWQKYKPWANANLWEICTCSASAPTYFPAYLLKTPDKDYSLIDGGVGANNPTACAVAEALRLNYSIREISVLSIGSGNTTSSIPFEKVHGWGVGQWIWAGRLIEVLFDASADVNDYITRQVINSPDTENEGNLPYLRLQPNITNSMMDDASIQHINRLIDLTKNYIESNREILANFLLQNA, from the coding sequence GTGGCATTTCGCATATTAAGTTTGGATGGTGGTGGAATTCGAGGGATTATCGAAGCAGTTATTTTGTCAGAGGTGGAAAAATTAATTAATCAACCTTTGAATAAATATTTTGATTTAATTGCAGGTACTTCCACCGGATCGATCGTAGGGACGGGAATTGCACTTGGGCTGAAAAGTGAGGAAATTCTCGAACTTTTTCGCCAAAAAGGGCAGATTATTTTCCCCTATACTAGTCGCTGGTCGGTAAAGCGAATTGGTTTGGTTTTAAAATATGGTGTTTCAGCCCCTAAATTTTCCAACCAAGGATTAATTAAAGCCCTTCAAGAACAGTTTGGTAATGCCAAATTATCCGATCTCGATACATCGCCAAGGCTATTAATTACATCTTACGATACTTTAGATCGAGAAACGATCGTGTTTAAAAGCTGGCAGAAATACAAACCTTGGGCGAATGCCAATCTCTGGGAAATTTGTACCTGTTCTGCTTCTGCACCTACTTATTTTCCTGCTTATTTACTGAAAACACCTGATAAAGATTATTCTCTGATCGATGGTGGTGTTGGTGCTAATAATCCTACTGCTTGTGCGGTGGCGGAGGCGCTTCGATTGAATTATTCGATTCGAGAGATTTCGGTGCTTTCGATTGGGAGTGGAAATACAACTAGTTCAATTCCTTTTGAAAAAGTACATGGTTGGGGAGTGGGACAATGGATATGGGCAGGAAGATTGATTGAAGTGTTATTTGATGCTTCTGCTGATGTGAACGATTACATTACTCGACAAGTAATTAATTCTCCAGATACGGAAAATGAAGGAAATTTACCTTATCTACGGCTGCAACCTAATATCACAAATAGTATGATGGATGATGCCAGTATTCAGCATATCAATAGATTGATCGATTTGACTAAAAATTACATTGAAAGTAATCGAGAAATCTTGGCAAATTTCTTGTTGCAAAACGCTTAA
- a CDS encoding ABC transporter permease: MSRSLPFFDRDSASQIVRYLELLRVLVSRNLKVRYRGSFLGIYWSLFNPLLMTGGYTAIFGMAFTAYYQNSISKYMLEVFVGLIVINFFSASTTQALTSVVSNGSLLNKIRLPVNVFPLSMISANVFQFVSGSLPLLLISTLVTSKSLVNVLALFVPIISLICFTTGVGFLVSALFVFFRDLPYFYELVVSVLWFTSPVFYPAAIVPPRIRPLLTFNPIASIIESLRQVALSGKHPDFVLIGNSLMGSLVVLVVGYYLFSRWRNQFMDLL, from the coding sequence GTGAGTAGGAGTTTACCGTTTTTCGATCGAGATTCTGCTAGTCAGATCGTTCGATATCTGGAATTGCTTCGCGTATTGGTATCCCGCAACCTGAAGGTGCGTTACCGGGGGTCATTTCTGGGGATATATTGGTCGTTGTTTAACCCCCTGCTGATGACGGGTGGGTATACAGCAATTTTTGGCATGGCATTTACCGCTTACTATCAAAATTCTATTTCCAAATATATGTTGGAAGTGTTTGTGGGATTGATAGTAATTAACTTTTTTTCGGCTTCTACTACCCAAGCCTTAACCAGCGTTGTTAGTAATGGTTCGTTGCTGAATAAAATTCGCCTGCCAGTCAATGTTTTTCCCTTGTCAATGATTAGCGCCAATGTGTTTCAGTTTGTCAGCGGTTCCTTGCCTTTACTGTTAATATCGACTTTAGTAACATCCAAAAGTTTAGTTAATGTGTTGGCGCTATTTGTCCCCATTATTTCCCTGATTTGTTTTACTACTGGTGTGGGATTCTTGGTAAGTGCGCTGTTTGTTTTCTTTCGAGATTTACCTTATTTTTATGAGTTAGTAGTTTCCGTGTTGTGGTTTACTTCTCCGGTGTTTTACCCAGCAGCAATTGTACCCCCCAGAATCCGCCCCCTTTTGACCTTTAATCCCATCGCATCGATTATCGAAAGCCTTCGTCAGGTTGCTTTGTCAGGAAAACACCCCGATTTTGTTTTAATTGGTAACTCTTTAATGGGCAGTCTGGTAGTTTTAGTTGTAGGATATTATTTATTTTCCCGTTGGCGTAATCAATTCATGGATTTGTTATAA
- the folB gene encoding dihydroneopterin aldolase → MDSIHVTGIRCYGYTGYLPEEQVLGQWFEVDVTLWLDLSTAGNSDNIENTLDYRSTIETVKQIVSSSKFALVERLAEVIASSILDDEKVTQVRVKVTKPSAPIPDFGGKITIDITRAK, encoded by the coding sequence ATGGACTCCATTCACGTTACTGGTATTCGCTGTTACGGTTACACTGGCTACTTACCTGAAGAACAAGTACTCGGACAATGGTTTGAGGTGGATGTTACGTTATGGCTGGATTTATCTACAGCCGGTAACAGCGACAATATCGAAAATACCCTGGATTACCGCAGCACCATTGAAACAGTTAAGCAGATAGTTAGTTCATCTAAATTTGCGTTGGTGGAAAGATTGGCTGAGGTGATTGCATCCAGTATCCTGGATGATGAAAAAGTTACCCAGGTGCGAGTTAAGGTGACAAAGCCCTCAGCCCCTATCCCCGATTTTGGGGGTAAAATTACCATCGACATCACGAGGGCTAAATAG
- a CDS encoding metal-binding protein gives MPSGRTHDRITLWSLPVVAGFTFSQTQSGNLTLLVSGGFLFGGLMFGPDLDIYSRQFQRWGWLRWIWIPYQKNMRHRSFLSHGPVVGTSLRSLYLVLWIGTIGGLGLFLAESVGLTNTNWQTVSQLAAASVREYPREWAALFVGLELGAMSHTLSDWGGSTFKRFKSGGLNAIVPKMNKAVKSPRGSLEKRTAKTQKPQKKK, from the coding sequence ATGCCAAGTGGTCGAACGCACGATCGCATAACTTTGTGGAGTTTGCCTGTAGTGGCGGGTTTCACGTTCTCGCAAACCCAGAGTGGTAACCTGACGTTGCTGGTGTCGGGGGGATTTTTGTTTGGGGGACTGATGTTTGGCCCAGACTTGGATATCTATTCGCGCCAGTTCCAACGATGGGGTTGGTTGCGCTGGATATGGATACCTTATCAAAAAAATATGCGTCATCGGTCTTTCTTATCTCATGGGCCAGTGGTGGGCACGTCATTGCGATCGCTTTATCTGGTGTTATGGATCGGGACGATAGGAGGACTGGGGTTATTCCTGGCTGAGAGTGTTGGCTTGACAAATACCAATTGGCAAACGGTTAGTCAATTAGCCGCCGCTTCCGTCAGGGAATACCCTAGAGAGTGGGCAGCTTTGTTTGTGGGTTTAGAATTGGGAGCGATGAGTCATACTCTGAGTGATTGGGGCGGTTCGACTTTCAAACGCTTTAAAAGCGGTGGGTTAAATGCGATCGTGCCTAAGATGAATAAAGCGGTTAAGTCTCCCAGAGGTAGTTTGGAGAAAAGAACCGCCAAGACGCAAAAACCGCAAAAGAAGAAGTGA
- the mazG gene encoding nucleoside triphosphate pyrophosphohydrolase yields MAEVSSLAALQRLIEVVAKLRSPNGGCPWDLAQTPQSLIPYVIEEAYEVVDAIRRDDKDAIAEELGDLLLQVVLQAQIASDYGQFTLTEVAEGIAEKLIRRHPHVFGDVQAQTPEEVRQNWEQIKAQEKGETPEAPPLLSSKLSRYARTLPPLTGGMKISQKAAAAGFEWENVEGVWDKFNEEVAEFKYALEHENKERQKSELGDILFVIINLARWYGLDPSEALQETNERFIQRIMKIEAVADRPLADYTLAEFEQLWQQAKAQLAKGS; encoded by the coding sequence ATGGCTGAAGTTTCTAGTTTGGCAGCACTGCAAAGGTTAATTGAGGTGGTGGCGAAATTGCGATCGCCAAATGGTGGTTGTCCTTGGGATTTGGCCCAAACTCCCCAATCTTTGATTCCTTATGTCATTGAGGAAGCTTACGAGGTGGTGGATGCGATTCGCAGGGATGATAAAGATGCGATCGCGGAAGAGTTGGGAGATTTATTATTACAAGTAGTATTGCAAGCTCAAATTGCTAGCGATTACGGTCAATTTACTTTAACAGAAGTGGCAGAAGGCATCGCGGAAAAGTTGATTCGCCGCCATCCTCATGTATTTGGAGATGTGCAAGCCCAAACGCCGGAAGAAGTGCGGCAAAATTGGGAACAAATTAAAGCACAAGAAAAGGGAGAAACTCCAGAAGCACCGCCATTACTCAGCAGTAAATTAAGTCGATATGCGAGAACTTTACCCCCGTTAACGGGTGGTATGAAAATCTCCCAAAAAGCAGCGGCGGCTGGTTTTGAATGGGAGAACGTTGAGGGAGTTTGGGATAAATTTAATGAAGAAGTGGCAGAATTTAAGTATGCGCTCGAACATGAAAATAAAGAACGTCAAAAATCCGAATTAGGCGATATTTTATTCGTGATTATCAATCTCGCCCGCTGGTACGGTTTAGATCCTTCGGAAGCTTTACAAGAAACCAACGAAAGATTTATTCAGCGGATAATGAAAATAGAAGCAGTAGCCGATCGACCTTTGGCAGATTACACTTTAGCTGAATTTGAACAACTTTGGCAACAAGCAAAAGCTCAATTAGCCAAAGGAAGTTGA
- a CDS encoding Uma2 family endonuclease: protein MNVTTAERLYSFEEYLVFDDGTDNRYELVDGRLELMNPPTFRHLLIADFLQDNFKAEIKRLGLPWLCFREAGIRTGWRKSRLSYLYIVPVEQVRDFLDRSAVAEIPPLLAVEVVSPESVNRDYRYKRSEYAALEIPEYWIVDPMESKVTVLLWEEGLYEETVFMGNQNIVSRTFPELTLTVEQVLAAGNVG from the coding sequence ATGAATGTAACAACTGCCGAACGTCTATATTCTTTTGAGGAATATTTAGTTTTTGATGATGGGACGGATAACCGCTATGAATTGGTTGATGGGAGATTAGAACTAATGAATCCGCCTACATTTAGACATTTATTAATTGCTGATTTTCTACAAGACAATTTTAAGGCAGAAATCAAGCGGTTAGGTTTACCTTGGCTATGTTTTAGAGAAGCGGGAATTAGAACGGGATGGCGAAAGTCGAGATTATCCTATCTTTATATTGTACCTGTCGAACAGGTGCGGGATTTCCTGGACCGATCGGCTGTTGCTGAAATACCGCCATTGTTAGCTGTTGAAGTTGTTAGTCCGGAATCTGTCAATCGAGATTATCGGTATAAGCGTTCTGAATATGCAGCGTTAGAGATTCCTGAATATTGGATTGTAGACCCTATGGAATCAAAAGTTACGGTTTTGTTGTGGGAAGAAGGTTTATATGAAGAAACGGTGTTTATGGGTAATCAAAATATTGTTTCTCGGACTTTTCCAGAATTAACTTTAACGGTTGAGCAAGTGTTAGCTGCTGGTAATGTTGGTTAG
- a CDS encoding glutamate-5-semialdehyde dehydrogenase yields the protein MSMTVSQISSPSLTSIAQETRLAARHLATLSSEDKQEAIEAVAQALESAAFEIVAANRADCDAAEVAGLPSPSIARLRLDDGKLKAAIAGVRDVASLPDPIGVVDINRELDTGLILKRVSCPLGVLGVIFEARPDALIQISSLAIKSGNGVILKCGQEAVRTCQALIRAIHLGLGYTEISPAVVQLLTTREQTLELLKLDQYVDLIIPRGSNSFVRFVQENTRIPVLGHAEGICHLYIDEAAELGKAVDITVDAKTQYPAACNAIETLLVHKSIAPDFLPLVAAALQTRQVQLRGDERTRQILPMEPATEADWTTEYSDLMLSIKIVDSLEDAIAHINTYGSRHTEAIVTENTSAANTFIAQVDAAGVYHNCSTRFADGFRYGFGAEVGISTQKMPPRGPVGLEGLVTYKYQLVGDGHVVTSYSGKNAKSFTHRDLPNE from the coding sequence ATGTCCATGACTGTATCCCAAATTTCTTCTCCTTCCCTCACTTCCATCGCCCAAGAAACTCGCCTCGCTGCAAGACATTTGGCGACGCTTTCCAGCGAGGATAAACAAGAAGCCATTGAAGCTGTCGCCCAAGCTTTAGAATCTGCGGCTTTTGAAATTGTGGCGGCGAACAGGGCAGATTGCGATGCGGCGGAGGTGGCGGGACTGCCCAGCCCTTCGATCGCGCGGTTACGATTGGATGATGGTAAATTGAAAGCTGCGATCGCAGGCGTGCGCGATGTGGCAAGTTTACCAGATCCGATCGGTGTCGTTGATATTAATCGGGAACTGGATACGGGATTGATTTTAAAGCGCGTTAGCTGTCCCCTTGGCGTTTTAGGGGTAATTTTTGAAGCCCGTCCCGATGCGCTAATCCAGATTTCTAGTTTGGCAATTAAATCTGGTAACGGGGTTATTCTCAAATGCGGACAAGAAGCAGTTCGCACTTGTCAAGCTTTAATTAGGGCAATTCATCTCGGTTTGGGATATACGGAAATATCGCCTGCGGTGGTGCAATTGTTAACCACGAGAGAACAAACGTTGGAACTTTTGAAACTGGATCAGTATGTAGATTTAATTATTCCTAGAGGTTCTAATTCTTTTGTGCGTTTCGTGCAAGAAAATACCCGCATTCCCGTTTTAGGTCATGCGGAAGGAATTTGTCATTTATATATAGATGAAGCTGCCGAACTTGGCAAAGCCGTAGATATTACCGTTGATGCTAAAACTCAATATCCGGCTGCTTGTAATGCGATTGAAACTTTGCTCGTTCACAAATCAATTGCCCCTGATTTTCTGCCTTTAGTCGCTGCTGCTTTGCAAACTCGCCAAGTTCAATTGCGCGGAGATGAACGCACTCGCCAAATATTGCCGATGGAACCTGCGACGGAAGCAGACTGGACAACGGAATACAGCGATTTGATGCTATCGATTAAGATAGTGGATTCTTTAGAAGATGCGATCGCTCACATCAACACCTACGGTTCTCGCCATACTGAAGCGATCGTAACCGAAAATACCTCTGCTGCTAATACTTTTATCGCCCAAGTCGATGCTGCTGGCGTTTATCACAATTGTTCCACTCGTTTCGCCGATGGTTTCCGCTATGGTTTCGGTGCAGAAGTAGGAATTAGTACTCAAAAAATGCCCCCTCGCGGTCCAGTTGGTTTAGAAGGATTGGTCACTTATAAATATCAATTAGTAGGTGATGGTCATGTAGTAACAAGTTACAGTGGAAAGAATGCAAAATCATTTACTCACAGAGATTTACCGAATGAGTAA
- a CDS encoding DUF433 domain-containing protein, translating to MIQATEHLYIVRDPQILNSEPIIKRTRTPVRAIVENWRMGIAPEEIPQRLPHLTLAQVFNALSYYSDHQDEINHYIQINRIPNELIDPLIKNS from the coding sequence ATGATTCAAGCAACAGAACATCTTTATATAGTTAGAGATCCGCAAATTCTCAACAGCGAACCGATTATTAAAAGAACTCGCACCCCAGTCCGAGCAATTGTAGAAAATTGGCGAATGGGAATAGCACCGGAAGAAATTCCTCAACGGTTACCTCACCTAACCTTAGCGCAGGTCTTTAACGCTTTAAGTTATTACAGCGATCATCAAGATGAAATCAATCATTATATTCAAATTAATCGAATTCCTAACGAATTAATCGACCCGTTAATTAAAAATTCATGA
- a CDS encoding response regulator, with protein sequence MKANTENIILIVDDSPTNLTILVDFLKDVGFITLVSKNGQDAINNLELVIPDLILLDVMMPGLDGFETCRKIKANPKYQNIPVIFMTALSDIGNKVKGLSLGAVDYITKPFQQEEVIARINLQLKLRYLTRELAEKNAELSELNASLEQKVEERTEELQKAQSQLLLSDKMSSLGQLVAGIAHEINNPVSFIAGNLNHAKNYAEELIDLIKLYQKYHPSPAPEIIERIKSIELDYLIEDFLQLIVSMEEGTNRITEISQSMRTFSRTDCDRKVKFNIHEGIDSTLLILKHRLKSNQQRPAIEIVKEYGDFPEVDCYPGQLNQVFMNVLSNAVDAVEESNIGRSFAEILATPNQITIITELMQDNTQVNIRIKDNGVGINPEVQDKIFDYLFTTKQVGKGTGLGLSIVRQIIEDKHGGAIDCISKPGYGTEFVISLPFS encoded by the coding sequence ATGAAAGCAAACACGGAAAATATAATTCTTATTGTTGACGATAGCCCGACCAATCTCACAATTCTTGTTGATTTTTTAAAAGATGTTGGCTTTATAACCTTAGTTTCTAAAAATGGTCAAGATGCCATAAATAACTTAGAATTAGTCATTCCCGATTTAATTTTATTAGATGTAATGATGCCGGGACTGGACGGTTTTGAAACTTGTCGTAAAATCAAAGCAAATCCCAAATACCAAAATATCCCCGTGATTTTCATGACAGCTTTATCTGATATCGGTAATAAAGTGAAAGGGCTGTCATTGGGGGCAGTAGATTATATCACAAAACCCTTTCAACAAGAAGAAGTAATCGCCCGAATTAATTTACAGCTTAAACTACGTTATTTAACTAGAGAACTAGCCGAAAAAAATGCTGAATTAAGTGAATTAAACGCTTCGTTAGAACAAAAAGTAGAAGAACGTACAGAAGAATTGCAAAAAGCCCAATCTCAGTTATTACTGAGCGATAAAATGTCCTCGTTGGGGCAGTTAGTAGCGGGTATTGCTCACGAAATTAATAATCCCGTTAGTTTTATTGCTGGCAATCTCAATCATGCCAAAAATTATGCTGAAGAATTAATCGATTTAATCAAACTTTATCAAAAATACCATCCTTCGCCCGCCCCAGAAATTATCGAAAGAATCAAGTCGATCGAACTAGATTATTTAATAGAAGATTTTCTACAACTAATCGTGTCAATGGAAGAGGGAACAAACCGCATTACGGAGATTAGCCAATCCATGCGAACCTTTTCTCGCACTGATTGCGATCGCAAAGTCAAGTTTAACATTCATGAGGGAATTGATAGCACCCTGTTAATACTGAAGCATCGCCTGAAAAGTAACCAGCAACGTCCCGCCATTGAAATAGTCAAAGAATACGGTGACTTTCCGGAAGTTGACTGCTATCCGGGACAACTGAATCAGGTCTTTATGAATGTGTTATCTAATGCGGTTGATGCGGTAGAAGAATCGAATATAGGACGTAGTTTTGCCGAGATTCTAGCTACTCCCAATCAAATTACAATTATTACTGAATTAATGCAAGATAATACTCAAGTTAATATCCGAATTAAAGATAACGGAGTAGGGATAAATCCGGAAGTGCAAGATAAGATTTTCGATTATTTATTTACTACTAAACAAGTTGGTAAAGGTACTGGTTTGGGATTATCAATTGTGCGGCAGATTATTGAAGATAAACATGGTGGTGCGATTGATTGTATTTCTAAACCCGGTTATGGTACGGAGTTTGTGATATCGTTGCCGTTTAGTTAA
- a CDS encoding ABC transporter ATP-binding protein — translation MLTISLEQVSLWRRTQEEFSYDLKRSILSFLEGKYRHPAKKLVLDRVDLSVYAGEKIGIIGANGAGKSTLLKIICGILQPSYGAVRVMGKIAPLIELEAGFDPEISVVDNIVFYGVMLGASQREMRRRINSILVFAELEDYALVPVKALSSGMVSRLGFAIATDVQPDILILDEVLSVGDERFKHKCKQRVNRFWDGNTTILLVSHELELIQQTCDRVLWLDKGRVKCIGETKEVVSYYRDAMKETEELGVKEKV, via the coding sequence ATGCTAACTATTTCGTTGGAACAGGTATCCTTGTGGCGACGGACGCAAGAAGAATTTTCCTACGATCTGAAACGGTCTATCCTTTCATTTTTAGAAGGAAAATATCGACACCCGGCTAAAAAGTTGGTTTTAGATCGGGTTGATTTATCAGTATATGCTGGTGAAAAGATTGGAATTATTGGTGCTAATGGTGCTGGCAAATCAACGCTGCTAAAGATAATTTGCGGGATTTTGCAACCCAGTTATGGTGCTGTGCGAGTGATGGGAAAAATTGCCCCTTTGATTGAATTAGAAGCGGGGTTCGATCCGGAAATATCCGTAGTAGATAACATCGTATTTTACGGAGTGATGCTAGGGGCTTCTCAACGGGAAATGCGCCGAAGAATTAATTCTATTTTGGTGTTTGCCGAACTGGAAGATTATGCTTTAGTGCCAGTAAAAGCGTTATCTTCCGGGATGGTATCGCGGTTGGGATTTGCCATCGCAACCGACGTACAACCAGATATTTTAATTCTTGATGAAGTACTATCTGTAGGAGATGAAAGATTTAAACATAAGTGCAAACAGCGAGTGAATAGATTTTGGGATGGAAATACTACCATTTTATTAGTTTCCCACGAACTAGAACTGATTCAGCAAACTTGCGATCGCGTACTTTGGTTGGATAAAGGGCGGGTGAAGTGTATCGGCGAAACTAAAGAAGTTGTCAGTTATTACCGAGACGCGATGAAAGAAACTGAGGAATTAGGTGTGAAGGAAAAAGTATGA